TGGTGAcccactttttcctttttggccTGAAAATGTGGTGACTGTTTGACACACAACAACCGGAATTTGGGCTGAGATTCTTAATTTGGAGGAAGATTGACCTTCAAATGGGACGTAGAATTCAACCCTATTGTAACTGCCAATATACATGGTTTTCGtgttttagtctaattttacccaggatctctctcttttaaacaaaaaggtCCTGGGAAATCTTTGGGCCAGAGGGCAGTTTGCCATATTTTGGTCAGAATATGTGTTAGTATGTACAAGAACCACTCTCCCTTCTTAAATAATAATCGGACATCAATACTGATGACTAAATGGCAATTAAATGgcctttttttcttcctctgaagTATCCATTAGAACCACAAACCTGAAATGAGCTTTCACAATATTGGCTTTGTGCTGGAAATGATCATGATGTGTGGTACAGGAGTTAGGAGTTTTGTTAGCATGACTAGTTATTTGATGCCCTATGAAATTTGTTtgctcaatatttttttagatgacattgtgcaattttatttttttggatctgCAGGTGCTGGACAACATGAAAAAAGTGTGTGACCTGAATAAACTCAAGTGCAATGTATTGCTATCGctactattatttttgttaatatataaacTGCCAGTTCACAGTAGTTCCTCAGGGCAAAGGCTCTGGAAACTTTCAATTGATAAAAATACCTAGAGAAAAATGCTTATCTTTCACTTTTCGTTTTTGATCCCATTGCTTGGTTGTTCACCATCTACAAACATGATCTGAAGTATATTTTATCTGTAAACCACTTTGGCCTTTTGAGTTGCTTTTTAAGGAGTTAGTACTACTTTGTAGGTAATGGGTCTGACTTGGGGAGTTTGGGATGCATCTATATTTAGTTTACACCCAAAGGTTATTCTTGGGGCAGATGTATTGTATGACACTACCGGTAGGTTTTGTTTCTTGTGTGTGCGCGTGTGTTGTCTGTCTTAATTGGCTGAAGTATGTGTTCCAATATCTGTGCTGCTAAGCCTTTGATGATCTCTTTGCCACGGTGACATTCCTGTTGCAAAATTCTCCGGGGTCAGTCTTCATAACAACCTACCATAATCGAAGGTATTTTTGTAGTTCCTTTGGATTCTAATCTATTTTATACTGGATCACAGGCACTTATGTGTACACTTACCTGTTTGCTTATTATTTTTTCCTCCATAAATGAAGTGGGCATCATCTAATTTCGTTCTTGATGGCAAAGTGGGGGTTAAAGTGTCTAAAGCTTCTTGACGTCTTCTCATTCATGCCTTCTGACAAGGCATCTGGGTTGAGTGGCAACATTCAATTGACAGAGATTGTTCTGAATAATGTACAGCCTTAAGTAACTGGAGGCATTTGATTAGCTTCTCAATGTTTCTCATATAGTCATTCTGATTAAAGTTCATGCTGCCCAGGGTCATACGAAATATTTGTAGCAAGATGATTCTTGTTCATCTTAAGTGCTCAGCATGGAGTCTTTGCTTGTTGACTTTTGCCACTCATCTTGGTTGATGAGGTAGTGGTTTACTGACGGAAATGTATGTGCAAGGAGTTGCAATCCTTGAATACTATGGTAGTCTAATGTATGTGATTACGTGGGGAGCCAATAAAATTAGTTGCACTTTTGGAATGAATTCCATCAATTCTCTCTCTTAGCTGAAATGCTTAAATTTTTGCAAAGTTTAGATTTGATTTTCCTCTTAAAACAGTTGCGAGAAACATGTACTCATCTTACAAGGTTAATGTTTGCCATGCTATTCGGATCGTTTAAACTGATGGGCCAGATCCCCTAAGTTCTTATCCAAATTCAATGTAAGTTGGTTTAACATCTATTTCTAAGTTGCCTAGTATTCTATATTTTCACCTATGCCTCTATAATAAACCCCTATCATGTGCTCTTAATCATTGGCAATTTGTATGATAGCATGCTTGAATCCTTTTCGAATTCTTGAAAATTGATTAAAATCTCTTTAAGTTTGGGTAAGAATTTGAGGGTCTCAAGTGGGAGTTAGACACATGAAATAcccttacaatatttattgagtATTTAATAAAAGTAAGGAAACGGTGGGAGATACTCTATTTCTATGCTCATTGCTTAACATGGGCTAtgctaaaaatattaatttaccaCCCTACAATCCTTCCTAATCTCCTGTCCACCTGTGATGCTGCTCATCTTGATCATTGAATTCATGAAGGCCTTTGTAAAAGCTTCTTGTGAGCTGGCAAACTTGGAAACCAAATCCTTAGTTTTTGGGAAATCAAGCAAAGCTTGGTCCGAAGAGAACAGACCCTTCCCTTGGAGGATCAATTTGAAGTAAGTGTTATCAAAGGTTGTTGAAGAAGGATCCATGGAGGTACCAGCATTCTTTGCCTTGTTGTTTTTGGGACAAACACCTTTTAGGCTTGCTGCAAAGGATGGATGCATAGAGGGGTCGATCTTGTGCGTGGAATTGAAGTTGTGGATTCTATTTTGGAAGGAAGAACAGTGGGAAAACCCTAGAGTATGCCCTCCTGAAAATGGATCATGTTTTTGTGTGAAAccacattaatttctttttcttgaagttGTGTGAGAGTGTGTAATGAGAGCGTGTAATGATGAATGGCAGTAATTGGGGTTTACTTACCTGAAAGAGCCACAAGATCATCCATGGACAAACCTCTTTGAGAGAAGCTTTGTTGTAGTTGAGATATGCTGAAAGTTGGAGCTGGCAATTGTATTGTTTCACTGGCCTTAGAAGTTCTCCCATCTTTTCGCCCTTTGGGTACTTCCCAACTAGGACCTCCAGACTATCAATTAAATTCACATATCCAATCATAAAGTGTAGGATTTAGTTATCTTCATTAAAAAGTTACATAACAACCCCCTAGAAGACTCTCCAAACATCTATTCTCTCTATAGATTTTTCAGAACATTTATCTTAAGTTCTTGATCTTGAagtatgaaattattttagtagacTCTAATAGTCTCCTAAGTGATATATAAGTACAATCTCGAGAATTAGACGTGTTGTAAAACAGTAAAGATTTTGACTTTGTGGAAATTCCTCTTCACTTAAGAATATTCAAGAAATCTCCTTTTAGAAGGTATTATCTCGATTATAGGACAGACTGTTTAGTaattgagttttattatatCTTACTAGGGAAACAGCATCCCTTGCAGCAAGAGCCAAGATATCAGCACAAGAAACCACGCCAGGGCAGCAAGCTTCAAGTTCCTTCTTTGCACTGTCAATGACATATAATGCATGCAAGGATACGTTGGGTGGCCCATCTTTTTCTGCTTTGTTGCTCCCTTTTGAGGACAACAACACGGAGGCATCACAGCCCTAAAAGAACACAGCGAAACAAAACAGTCATAAAAAtgcaattaaaatatatcacatcaataAGTGCAATTAAAGATGATAAACCTGcattattttccaaaaatatatatatgaactttaCGTACCCTGATAAAACAGTCATGAAAATGCAACCTGAGCAGTGCTGCTGGAACTGTCTTGTCTTTTGACATTGCACTCTTGACAGCATTTGTAACGATTGATTCCGCATTCGGACATGTTTTTTCATAGTAATTTAAGCTTAGTGAATCAGCTCTCTGAGAAAATGCAGAGAACAACATGAGAACCAAGCTGAGGAATACTGCAACAAAGAAAAACGTGGGCCATATTAAAGTTACGTTTggatgatgagataaaatattaagttgtaaataataatattttatagatctCATTAAGATAAATAGTCGAGCCTGAAGAATATTATGTATGTAGGATATCGCCACTGAAACAATCTGTGAGCATGATTTTATACGTTTGAACTCACtataattcaaatatataaaattaaaatgttcgaacgtaaatcaCCACAAAAGAACATGttttgaatgatgaaaaactgTCACAAAAAGTTGAGTTCCCCTTACAAAGAAAAAGCTCTCTCCTAGCCGCCACAAAAAACTTGGGCCATATTAAAGTTATGTTTGGATGATAAGATAAAGTATTgagttgtaaataataatattttatagatctttttaagatgagtttaacttttttaagttaaaatatatgaaatatgttgatatgagtttaattttttttatgaaaaattgaaaatacaatGAGTCTCATTAATGACTGATTTGATATTAGTTGAGTTTTATTTAATAACCAAACATAAATTGTTTGAagatatcatattatatatatttttgaaggtTGAATATAATGTGTGCTATTTGGTATTGAACCGTGGAATACAAAACACACTAAATAGTTATAATGTTTGACAACGATTTTAATTCatcactttttcattttttttatcaaaattattgaGTGCATGGATCAACGCTATTATTCATTCGAGATATTGtcattttcaattatatttattaatgtgACATATTTTAAAAAGCTTCACGTACTAATCACTTGAATGAAAGCCACTCAAGTGTAATTTTGGACTAAGAAAGACAAGATAAAAGAGTAACATTTCTTTTTAGAAAAGTTCTGCATGGTGCACTCTCCAATCTcatcataattttatttcattatgatAGAGTGTCATTATCCACAAACGAATGATAAATGTACTGCATTTTACATATACACTACAAAAAAGGCAAAATTAGTAGCGTTTATATGCGCGGCGTTTGTTTATGCACCGGTGgatatataaatttaccggCGCTTCATGTTTCTGTCGGTAAATTATTAAGATTCCCGACATTTAAATTgttacgccggtaataatatatagctttggcGGCGTTTATAACAACGCCGCCAATATAGTAATTATGCGccagaaaattaataatttcccgacatttatattgttatgtcgataataatataggttttttGTGGCGTTTATTTAAACGTCACTAATTTATTGATTATACGCCATTATATTAACCGTATTTTTCGGCGTTTATAATATTACACCGATgataatatatagcatcagtGGTGTTTCACAAAACGCCAACAATTGATAAAGTTTACGCTAGTAAAGTGTTGAATTTTACAGCGTTTATATTGTTTGAACAAATGCCggccattgattaattttacgctAGTACATAATAGTTTTCCAGCATTTATAGTGTTACACCAGGAAAAATTATATAGCATTGGCGGCTTTtacaaaatgtcaaaaattgatcaatgaaataTCGGTTATTGATAAATGCACCGGCGTATATATTGTTATGCCGATAAGAATATATAGGGTCAATAGTGAAagctataaaaaatttattggtagtaaaataaataataataaaaacttatttaaatgatacaaaaatatccacaaaatcttaATTAGTTGAATTTCTAAGATGCCCTACCGCTAAATGCCATATATCACATTCCAATtctggagggagggagagaggctCAATAGAACTATAGAAGGGTAAGGCTATTTATCCGAGTTCCGGACCGGATACCTGAGTATGCCCAACCCAGAAATCAGATTTCAAACCCAGATCGGGTCTGACCTGGATTATCTAGGTTATGACCCCGATTGGAACCCGAATGAATCCAAAttctttaaaactcaaaattcggGTTCTACACTAAACcaaggttttctcttttttctttttttttttttaataaatagaaaagcctatatattattaaatttatgaaaaaaaataaaaattaatcttgaaaagcttaattttttaaaaaaattttacaagcatatatttcaaaaaatcatattaaaaaacgTAATGCATTGAACAtggtccataataataaaaatatatcaaaatagaaaactttatgtaaaaaataactaaagttagaaactaattaccattttaactaaatgcatgcaaaagaaaatatgtacaatattcatcatgtaaaaatgtatgcaacacaatataattcactatattattttgtatttatacattgcattataaaatagaaaattacaatatatgaatcattttgattttggagACATTGTTTTGGTCATGGTCCTCTTGGGTTTGGCAGTAGACTTTGGTTTCATCAGGTGGAGAGCTGGAATCCTCAAGATTTGGGCCCTTTTCATTTGGATTTGCTACACCCATGGAATTCTCAAATCTCCAATCtacaaagaaatcaaaatatCTCTACTAAAAATATGTATACATGTATGTAATTGATAAAGTGACCAATAAGCAAATTGCAGTGCAGAAATTGACCTTAAATCAGATGGGAAGATGCAATCGATTCACCTAACAACCAAACTTCGTATCATCTGTGGACTGCAGAAAATACCCTCTGTTCTTTTTGTTACTCACAGCTGTTGGATGATGCAAAAAATACCCCAGGCTCATGAATTGTGGAGAGCAATTTTCATTCCATAAGCTTCCATTAAAATCCTAATCTACTTGGCTTTTTGACTGCCTAGGATCAAGAagcatgttttgttttttgttttttccctttctctaatTTCTCAGAGCCAAGTGTGCTTTAGGGGTTGGATCAAAGGTCTATCCACACGATAAACAGCCAAGTAGACAAATTTCCAAAAAGGTGAGGTACCAGGCCAACACAAGAAGTAGGCTTggctattaaaaattaaaatactaacaCCAGTGTATCAAGAATAAAACAATGGACcaactattttacaacccagttcaagaaaagccaatgtgatgctttcatttttatcaattatatatatgtatataaattgtTTGAATTCAAGCAAGAGTTCAAactctatttccttttttttgttacaaagaattcaaacttttaactttttaaaacaaTGGACCCACTATTTTACAACCCAGTTCATGAAAAGCCAATGTGATGGTTTCactttatcaattatatatgtatgtttgaatTCAAGCAAGAGTTCAAactctgtttcttttttttttcacaaagaattcaaacttttaacttttGAGCATCATATCTCTgcttaaaaaccaaaaaaccatgAGCAACAAAGATCATAGCTAGCTAGTCCTCTTCATGTTTATGAATAAATCTACCAAAACTTGACCAaacttcatgtatatatatgcttgaaaaCTTACCAATAATTAGctaaattgaataataaaagtAAACCAGATTGACAGTAGTCAAACTGCACTTTTTCATTTGCAACCCTCTATAGTGCAAGCTTATCCTATGCCTTTACAGCATAGGTTACAAATGCTTCAACCTTATGAGCAACAGAAAACATTCTATGGGCAATAAGGCAGATCAAAACATCTCATGTTTTCATACATTGATCAAAACATCTCTTATTTACATTTGAATTTAAAGCTCATATATTTAAACTCTTGAGCCTTACATCTGAAGGCTTTAGATAGAAGTAGACAAGATATTAAGCTACACCAAGAAAATCATGCAGTTCATAAGCacattttttgtataaaatatcaATAGAAACTATAATTTGGAGGATTGCGTAGAAGGGATAGCAATCAACCCCAAGATAAATGACAAGACCTTTGTAAACTCACACATTGCCATCTGGTAGAAAATCATGTAGTACTATCAATACCTTCATAACATCACATGGGTGAAGAACATCATTTCTAGTTGGAGGTACAAATACAGTAATATTGGAGTTACTATCACCCGACACAGACTGCTCAGCACACATTGCACTtcattttaacaaatatatttgAACTCCTCTGTTTTTATGGAAACCGAATAGAAAAAATCTACCAAACATACTAAAATTGATATCAGTGATAATAGcacttcaatatttaaaatgagaGACAATCAAACCGCAAGAAAAATAATCCCCAAATCTAACTCATATGGAGGTTACGGTGGTGTTGAACGGAGCCACTTGATTGGGAGTACTCTATTTTTGACTAACAAAATTTATAGTTATGATTACAAACACATAACAAATACACATGCATACATACTCCATCCCAGGAAATACCCAAATTTCACTATTTTGGATGCAGTTTATTAGTTTTCCATAATAGAGTATAATGTTCTTGGTGCTTGACGGTTTGTTTTGaatcaagtgtccaaatatctaTCAACCTTAACAAAATCAAACCCAAACAACATCAacaaaatcaaacccaacaacaaAATCAAGAGTAAAATCAaggctagggtttcggatttTACCGTTTCCTCACACACTGGAGAGAAGCTATCGAGGTGCCGTGCTGGAGAGAAGCTATCGGAAATTCATGCTAGAGAGAAGCTATCGCAGTGCCGTGTTGGAGAGAAGGAAGTGAAAAGGGAAGAAGACcacaagagagagagggaagaagatgagaaagaagagaaaaaaatagaagagaaagaaggaagagacatgggagagggaagaagaagagggaaaaaattagaagaagagagaaggagGAGACACGGGAGAGGGacgaagaagagaaaaaaaaatagaagaagagaaataagGCAAGACGCgagagaggaaggagaagagaaagaagaggaaaaaattatttttggaagGAATGGttcccacattttttttttacaataaattttattatggactgatatttcatctttaaaaattactgttcaaataataaaatagttgttcgaataaaattttcaaccataatgttttttgagagaaatttaaatttgtCTCAAAAGATCttttaaagacaaaaataaatttgtccCTAAAACTTTTCGtccttaaaagttaaattagttGTAGTGCTATCTACTAATAACTAGCAGAGGGTAATGATCACTTGCAGTCTATCCAATACCATTCATTTTctagataattttaaaaaatttgaaccatgacatacatatatatatgtcagtAGGTGTTTTCATTCAACCTATTCAAGATATTAAAATGTCAGTAGGCTTGCTagaaattaatatcatgttttcaATCAAGAGTGAGATCGCATCGTTGTAAAGGATTAGCATAAACAAGGTGATGCCATTAACATACAACAATTgctaatttctttaaaattagaAGAAGTAAAGTGTACATACcttattatattcaaatacctttaattttttaaaaaattagtagcTACTATTGTTTAAAGGTTGGTAAGGCTTATGCACGTGATGATTAATTGGATAAGCAGGTTAGATATGAGCAAGCAAACAATTTATGATTCGAAAAGCATAGACTCTATGATCtctcattttctatatatataggttgaGAAACATAAAGCCGAACTAGAAACTCAAAATGAGGAGAATGCAGCCTTGGAAACCCAGGTAAATAAACCGAAGAGGATATAAATGGTTCTAATAAATTTGAGTGAGTTACATTTCATACATTAATGTTTAGTGGGCAAGTTGTATATATCCATGTTATTTCAAGGTCTGTTTTTGTATTAATCTAACTACattctattatttaaaactaggaGCTAAGAGCTTGTTTAAGGTCTAATGGTCACGTTCTATATATTTACTGGCTAGGCGGCCACAATTTGATTGGCAATATAGTATGGTGTTGAAAAGTTTGTGTTGAtagtatattttatcattaataatattattattactatatcactataatttatAGTATCataagtgatatagtattagtataactaatactatagtgatttatataataatttatatatagacttaaagtatattacaaATAGTAATAGAAGTTAGTATAAGACCATAAAGTAtagattataattaatatacattatatactagtgtatattagtattactaatttactaatataattagcAAAAGGAATATATGGAGAATTTATTAAGAGATAAAAtgttattactatatattatatttaaagcatatgatcaattaaatatacatgtttaagattataataacattattatatatatttttaatattaacataacatactaaaattatataataaattattgaagCTATTAGAGATGCTGTTGacatgttatgttttaacatTGTTCAtcagatattattatttttaaaatcgagCGAAGtagtgttttgtatttagttattatcattaaattatcttttaaaccaaataaaagtataaaatctTAGAAGTAAATGtgttcaattatatttttactaaaatattgtatgcataaataatatgttaataataaaatagataaaattgtcAAAAGTAAGAGAAGGTTGAAAATTTCAACTTGGCGCCTCATGCCCTCAACTCCCTCTCAAAATTtcagtaaaatttaaaatccctCTATTGTGCCTGCGCTGTGCATCTTTTGTTCTCATTTAGCCTTTTGTTCTCCCGCATTTCATTCCCTCTCTGTCTCTACCTCTGTCTCTGTTGTTGTCTCTATCTCTCTCGatgtctctctctcatcatCGTCGATGCTCTTGGCACCACCTTCGTCTCCAATGTCCGACCAACCACTACGGTaagctttcttcttttctctcattctcCCATGCTTCTTCCCCCTATGTGGGCGTGTGTCTCGGTCTACTCTGTTATCGCATCTCCATGCAGCACCACCATCGTCCACATTCACTGAGTCACCTGCGGTAAGCTTTCTTCTTTCtgtcattttattctatttctcCCTCAAACCAGAAGTTACTGCTTAGCTTTTGTGaggtcttttttgtttttcagttataaaattttggagTCTAGGGCTTGGAATGAGAGGCGTATGCTTGGGCTAGCATGGATTTGGGGATTTTTGTGCTTGTGGggtttgatttgaaattattagcAGCAAATGAATGCCCTAACTTGTGATTTCACAAGAAAGTTCTATAGTTTGGAGCTCAATCTATAGTTTACACTTTTATAGAAGTTATGAGGGTTTACTATTCCTGGCCATGAATTCTACTTTGTTGAAGATAATACTTTGTTGTAGGGATTAAAGATCTTAATATGACTAACCTATTTCAATTTAGTTCCTTGGTATAGACAGGAAAGGTCATTACTTTGCAGGATTTTTAAGGAAGTTTCTCATGCTTATGGATAAGAATGGCGTTTTAATTTGTTCAATGACTAATTCATTAAGTTCAAATTTGAATGTGTGACCTATTATTTCAACCTTACAGAGACTGCTGGCCGAATGACTAACCTATCAGTTCTAGAGCAATGATTACTTATTTCAGTTTCTCTTGTTCAATAATCAATATTGGCAAATATGGTAATTTTATAGCATGTATAAGTGAATGGAATTGTTGATTGACTTCACACTACTTGTCTTTATATTACACTAGTGTTCCCATcgaatatatttcttttggaaTGCTAATTTTTGCGATtaagaaattcaaatatttagtgtAATCTTTTGCACTCTTTTGTAACCAACGTAAATGATCAAACTAAATGTTGTAAAGTTTGCCTCAACTTTTTAATTGGATGATATTCATTTCAAGTAGTCTATGATTTGATCACAATGTATATATGCAATTTTCTGCTTAAATTTAGTTTCTAATTCAGTCTATTTGGCTTTAGTGGTTTGTGAAACTGAACAACTtaatgtctcttttgttttcaAAGCCTAGTAAGGAAATTTTGGAAGCACTTGGTTCTAGAAACTTACCATTTGTAGTaccttaataaatatatatatgcattcacaaaatataattattttcttttttgttgaatGAGCAATATCTAGAAAGGAGAATAATCTATTGAAGCCTTGGAAAGATGAAGATAATTTATCATGTTATGGTGCCATCCAAATTACCTTGTGTATGGTCAATCTTTTTATGTTTGCAACTCATCCCATGACATCATTATGTAGCTTGAGTATTCTCTGTGGATTGTGAATTAATTCTCTAATTTTTCATGTATGCGTTGGCTTCATGTCTATGACTTCTTCATGGTTCTGTAAGGCACTATGGCTTGAATAGTGATGTGAATGGTGTATTATTGATGGTTGACATTGTTCTCTATGCTTCCAACCAAGATTTACAGGGTTTTCCTACTTTGCTTATCCGAGCCATGATCTTAGGAATCCCTGTTATTGCACCTGATTTGCCCATCTTCAGAAAATATGTGAGTTCATTCAAGTTGTTCCCCACTTGCTTCAATGATTGCTTTAGTTTACAAGAGCCCCTACATTTCTCTTTCTTACATTTGTGAGGTGGTCcttgaaagaacattttttttttttttttcagattgggtttcttctctctgtttttataGTTAATATTTGCTTTCTTATGCTACAGGTTCTGTTTTGCAGTAGCTTGGGAAAAAAACTTTTGAAGCATGCTAAGTTAACAGAAGACCAAGGAGTATGAAAAAACAGAAGACCAAGCTTTGTAGTTTACTATTGTGTATTGGAGTTTGATTAAATCAATGTATTTGTTTTGTAATGATCTTTGCAAATTAGTTCAAACAATGTAATAACCGATTGCATATTGtatgttgcatgcattttacatggcaattttttttttttatttttttttttagttgtttatatttatagttttctaCATTTAGctatttttaacttaaatttagttttccattttgatatattttaggctataagattagaaaaaatgggggaaaaaaagaaataaacaaacaacataCAAGCTTTttgggaaaaacaaaaaaactggtACAGCCCGGGTTTCAAAAACCTAGATTTATTCAGGTTAACCCGAGTTGGAAACTTGGGTTCCGGGGATTCGAAACCCGGTTGAACAGCCCTAGTGTTTATGTTAATGCCACTATTTTAAAAGTTGGCTTCGTTTTGATAAACGCCATTAATAAATTCACCAAAAtactattagtgacatttaACAAAATGCTGCTAATTTTTGTAATGTGCTGGTAATGTAATGTTACGGAGTTTATATTAATGCctctattttaaaaattggcgtCGTTTTGATAAACGCCGTTAAGAAATTCACCaaagtactattagtggcatttaaataaatgccgccaatttatatgatgcgtcggCAATGTAGTAGCCGCAGCGTTTATGGTAACACTGGTAATATATGCCAGGGGATGGCAACGATAAAATGGCAGCATTTCTAAAAACGCTATTAATGTAGAGATTGTGGCGGCGTTTCAAGAAATGCcgctatattatatacaaatgccattaatgagatttacaaataccGGCGTTTGCGCAAATGCCGGAATATGGAAAATAGCGACCCTCCAGTACCGGCCCACACTTACGCCGGTAGAAAACCGCCGTGAATTAATTAGCGGC
This genomic window from Carya illinoinensis cultivar Pawnee chromosome 7, C.illinoinensisPawnee_v1, whole genome shotgun sequence contains:
- the LOC122316762 gene encoding methyltransferase-like protein 23 isoform X1 encodes the protein MVPQKSKLLLLSIGCQLGKIGVFPTDMEGGHSSELAEKPMTTISRHCFGDDSEESPFSISIIENMKEDYGLFVWPCSIVLAEYVWQQRLRFSGASVIELGAGTSLPGLVAAKVGANVTLTDASDRTEVLDNMKKVCDLNKLKCNVMGLTWGVWDASIFSLHPKVILGADVLYDTTAFDDLFATVTFLLQNSPGSVFITTYHNRSGHHLISFLMAKWGLKCLKLLDVFSFMPSDKASGLSGNIQLTEIVLNNGHTKYL
- the LOC122316761 gene encoding peroxidase 64-like, whose product is MLFSAFSQRADSLSLNYYEKTCPNAESIVTNAVKSAMSKDKTVPAALLRLHFHDCFIRGCDASVLLSSKGSNKAEKDGPPNVSLHALYVIDSAKKELEACCPGVVSCADILALAARDAVSLSGGPSWEVPKGRKDGRTSKASETIQLPAPTFSISQLQQSFSQRGLSMDDLVALSGGHTLGFSHCSSFQNRIHNFNSTHKIDPSMHPSFAASLKGVCPKNNKAKNAGTSMDPSSTTFDNTYFKLILQGKGLFSSDQALLDFPKTKDLVSKFASSQEAFTKAFMNSMIKMSSITGGQEIRKDCRVVN